A window from Chrysemys picta bellii isolate R12L10 chromosome 2, ASM1138683v2, whole genome shotgun sequence encodes these proteins:
- the LOC135981033 gene encoding myb/SANT-like DNA-binding domain-containing protein 1, giving the protein MQSSPAEMAVQSQNRKRAPAWTDREVLDLIAVWGDESVLSELRSKRRNAKIYEKISKAMAERGYSRDATQCRVKIKELRQGYQKTKEANGRSGSHPQTSRFYEALHSILGAAATTTPPLTVDSEDGILSTAGSSDMLADGEDEEGDEEDEAVNSAYNADFPDSQDLFITLTQIPYQPSPAVNPDTESGEGSATTSATVSQPSLASHSQRLAQIRRRKKRTREDMFSELMGCSRAQAAQQTQWRENLSQMHRSHMEREERWRQEDQQATQMLLGLMREQMDTLRRLVDVLQERRQEDRAPLQSICNRPPPPPSPIPPSPKVQRRRGGRVHANSHSTPADCSSSRRLSFPKI; this is encoded by the exons atgcagagctctccagcagagatggccgtgcaatctcagaatagaaagagggccccagcatggactgatcgggaagtcttggatctgatcgctgtgtggggcgatgagtccgtgctttccgagctgcgctccaaaagacggaatgcaaagatctatgagaagatctctaaagccatggcagagagaggatacagccgggatgcaacgcagtgccgcgtgaaaatcaaggagctgagacaaggctaccagaagaccaaagaggcaaacggacgctccggatcccatccccagacatcccgtttctacgaggcactgcattccatcctaggtgcggccgccaccactaccccaccactgaccgtggactcggaggatgggatattgtccacggccggttcctcggacatgttagcggacggggaagatgaggaaggagatgaggaggacgaggcagtcaacagcgcttacaacgctgatttccccgacagccaggatctcttcatcacccttacacagatcccctaccaaccgtccccagccgttaacccggacacagaatctggggaaggatcagcca ccacatctgcgactgtctcacaacctagcctggcatcacactcccagaggctagcgcagattaggcgtaggaagaagaggacacgggaggacatgttctcggaacttatgggctgctcccgagcccaggcagcacagcagacccagtggagggagaacttgtcccaaatgcaccgatcacacatggaacgggaggagaggtggcggcaggaagaccagcaggcgactcaaatgctgcttggactaatgagggagcaaatggacacgctccggcgccttgtggatgttctgcaggaacggaggcaggaggacagagccccgctgcaatctatctgtaaccgccctcccccgccaccaagtcccatacccccctcacccaaagtccaaagaaggaggggcggcagagtccatgcaaactctcactccacccctgcagactgctctagtagtagaaggctctcattccccaaaatttga